The genomic window GCATCGCAGATCTCGCGGACCCGCTCGAAATAGCCCGGGGGAGCGGGGATGCTGCCGCCGGCGTTTTGCACCGGCTCCAAGAACACCGCGGCCACGGTGTCGGGTCCTTCGAACTCGATGGCCTCGGCGACCCGGTCGGCGGCCCACTGCCCGAACGCTTTGACGTCGGTGTCGAACGGCTCGGGCGCGCGATAGAAATTGGTGTTGGGCACCCGGAAGCCGCCCGGCGTCACCGGTTCGAAGGGCGCCTTGAAACGCGGCAGGCCGGTGATCGCCAGCGCACCCTGAGTGGTGCCGTGATAGGCGATGGCTCGCGAAATCACCTTGTGCTTACCGGGTTTGCCGGTGAGCTTGAAGTACTGCTTGGCCACCTTCCAGGCGGTCTCGACGGCCTCGGTGCCGCCGCTGGTGAAGAACACCCGGTTCAGGTCGCCCGGCGCGTAGTGGGCCAGACGCTCGGCTAGCTCGATCGCGGCCGGGGTGGCGTATCCCCACAGCGGGAAGAACGCCAGGGTGCCGGCCTGGCGGGCGGCGGCCTCCGCCAGCTCGGCACGGCCGTGACCGACCTGCACGGTGAACAGCCCCGACAGTCCGTCCAGGTAGCTGCGGCCGTGGTCGTCGAAGATGGTGACGCCCTCGCCGCGCACGATGACCGGCGGCGTGAAGTCCGGCCCGTGCCGGGTGAAGTGAAGCCAGAGATGTTCGGTCATGTTGTCAGCGAGCCTAGCCCGGCTAGGCTTTCTTCATGACCTCAACGCAGGTCAGCGAGTTCGAAGCGCTGCGACCGCATCTGTTGGCGGTGGCCTACCGGCTGACCGGCACCGTGGCCGACGCCGAGGACATCGTCCAGGAGGCGTGGCTGCGCTGGCAGACCCAGACCAAGGCGATCGCCGATCTTCGGGCCTGGCTGACGACCGTGGTGAGCCGGCTCGGGCTGGACAAGCTGCGGTCGGCGGCGCACCGCCGCGAGACCTATACCGGCAACTGGTTGCCCGAGCCGGTGGTGACCGGCCTGTCACCTTCTCAGGGCGCCGATCCGCTGGCGGCCGTGGTGGCCCGCGAGGACGCCCGGTTCGCGGTGATGGTGGTGTTGGAGCGATTGTCGCCCGATCAGCGGGTCGCGTTCGTGTTGCACGACGGGTTCTCGGTGCCGTTCGCGGAAGTCGCCGAGGTGCTGGGAATCAACGAGGCGGCGGCCCGGCAGCTGGCCTCGCGGGCCCGTAAGGCCGTCGCGCAGGAGGCTCCGACGCACCCCGATCCGTCGCACAACGAGGTGGTCGGCAAGTTGATGGCCGCGATGGCCGCCGGCGACATGCCGGGCGTGATTGCGCTGCTGCACCCAGACGTGATGCTGACCGGCGATGCGAATGGCAAGGCGCCCACGGCAATCAACGTCATGCACGGTGCGGACAAGGTGGCCCGATTCCTGTTCGGGTTGGCCTCGCGCTACGGCCCGGCGATGTTCACCTCCTACGAACTGGGGCTGGTCAACGGCGAACTGGGCGCCTATTCGGCCGGCACGCCCGGCACCGAGGTCTATCGCGAGATGATGCCGCGGATCATGGCCTTGACGGTGTGCGACGGAAAGGTCCGCGCCCTATGGGATGTCGCCAACCCCGAGAAATTCACGGGTTCCCCGCTGCGTTCCGGTTAGGCACTCGCGGCGACCCGCCGCCAGCCCACGGGATGCGGCACGCGTCACCGGAATTGAAGCCCTGCTCGGTGATGCCCAGCGCGGAGTTCATCCGGGCCCGCATGTTCTCCAGCCCGATCTGGTAGGTCAGCTCGATCACGCCCGCCTCGCCGAAGCGCGCCTTCAGGTCGGCGATCTGCTGGTCGGTCACCGTGTGCGGGTCGGTCGTCATCGCGTCGGCGTAGGCGATGGCCGCACGCTCGTCGTCGCTGAAAGCCGTTGAAGCGGAATAGTTGTCGATATCCGCCAGGCGCTGGATGTCGAGGCCGTCGAGGCGTTGCAGCATGCAGCCGAAGTCGACGCACCACGAGCAGCCGATCGAGCGCGCGGTCCAGTACACCGCCAGCTCGCGCACGCTGACCGGCAGCGTCCGCGACGCCCGCTCGGCCATGGTCTCGTGCAAGGCGCCGGCGATCAACAGACCGCGATGGTGCGCGGCAACGGCGAACGGTTCCGGGACCTGGCCGTAGCGCCGCTTGGCGAGGCGGTACATGACCCGGGTCAGCAGGCCGGTGCGCGCCGGGGGCAGGGGTTCGATGCGTGTTTTCACTGTCATGCCCTGCTGACGAGACAGGCCCGGAAAGTGTGACGGGCGGCTTTGAGAATCCGCCAAGGCCGCGGCCGCAGGGTGGCGTTCATGACCAGCTACACCGGCCTTACCGACCTGCCGCGCCGCGACGACCGCCGCCCGGAATACCGGACCGAGGTTCTGGGGGCCGACGCACGACTGGATCAGACGCGGCTGCGGACCGCGATCGAGGCGGTCTTCGCCGCTCACCCGGCGCTGGGCACCATGTTCGAACCGTTCCTCGACAAGTGGGCGACGCGTCCGGGTGGCGCCTGGGGCTGGGCGATCGAGCCGCCGGGCGCCACGGTCGCCGACGCGATCTCGCGGCAACGCGCGAGCTTCGACATGCGCACCGGCCGCTTGTTCGCGGTGTCACTGCTGCCCGGTGCCCGCGACCGGCTGGTGCTCACCGCCAGTTCTCTCGCCGCCGACCGGGCGGCCTGGCAGCAGGTGGTCGACGACATGACGACGGCCTATGACCACGGCGTGCTGACCCGCGAAAGCTAGCGGACGAACATCGGAGCGAGCTCCGCGTTGGTAGCATCCAGGCACCACTTCGTGCGCGCAGAGGAGGCTTGGCGATGGCCGGGGTGGATGGCGAGGTCTTCGGGCGCTACCGTCTGCTCGAGTTGCTTCGAGAGGGCGACTCGGGCGCGGTGTATCGCGCCCACGACACGACGATGAATCGCGAAGTCGCCATCAAGGTGCTTCCGCCCGAGTTGGCCGCCAAGCCCGGCCGTCAGGAGCGGTTCCGGCGTGAGATCTCCATCGCGGCCCGACTGAACAATCCGAACATCATCCCGATCTACGAGACCGGTGAGATCGACGGGCGGCTCTATCTGACCATGCCCTTGCTGGCCGACGGCGTCACCCTGCAGGAATTGCTCCGCGATGGGCCACTGCGTCCGATGGTGGCCGCCCAGGTGATCGTGCAGGCCAGCACGGCGCTGGAAGCCGCCCACTCCTCTGGGCTGGTGCACGGCGATTTGAAGCCGTCAAACATGTTGGTGGGCGGCGCATTTGTCTACCTGACCGATTTCGGAGCCGGCGGCGGCGACACCGTCGATCCCCGCGCTGACATCTACGCCCTCACCGCCGTGCTCTACGAGTGTCTGACCGGCCGGCCTGCCCCTGAACCTGCCACTGTCGCAGAGCATGGGCCGCCGAAGCTCACTGACGTCGATGCGGCGATTCCGGTGGAATTCGACGAGGTGATTCGCCGCGGCATGGCCGACAATCCCGATGACCGCTATCAAACGGTCCGCGAGTTGGCCATCGCCGTGCACGACGCTGTCATGCCCGGTGCCACGGTTTTGATCCCGGTGTCGCCAAAAGAAGTGGAGTTCGGTCGTTTTCGGCTTTTCGAGAAGCTCGGTCAGGGCAATATGGGCGCGGTGTTCCGGGCCCACGACACCGCGATGGGCCGGGATGTCGCCATCAAGTTGCTGCAGCCGGAATTTGCCGCCGAACCGGGTTTTCAGGAGCGGTTTCGCCGGGAAGCCTATGCGGCGGGCCGGCTGGCCAGCCCGAACATCATCCCGATCTACGAGACCGGTGAGATCGACGGTCGGCTGTATCTGGTGATGCCGATAGTCAACGGTGTCGATCTCAAAGAGGCGCTTCGCCGTGACGGACCGATGAGTCCGGAGCGGGCGGTGCGGATTGTCGAGCAGGTTGCCGCGGCGCTAGAGGCGGCGCACCGGTCCGGGCTGGTGCACCGCGATGTGAAGCCGTCGAACTTGTTGATGGTCGGCGACGACTTCGTGTACTTGATCGATTTCGGACTCGTGCACGAGGCCAGCGCCGCTCGCGTCACGCTCACCAACGTCGTCCCGGGAAGCCCGGCGTACATGGCCCCCGAGCGTTTCGACGCCGCGACTACCGCCGACGCTCGTGGCGATGTGTACTCACTGGCCGTCGTGCTGTTCGAGTGCCTCACCGGCCGGGTGCCGTTCAGCGGTGGCGGGGTGGAAGGGGTGGCCGCGGCCCATCGCACCG from Mycobacterium shigaense includes these protein-coding regions:
- a CDS encoding aspartate aminotransferase family protein, whose translation is MTEHLWLHFTRHGPDFTPPVIVRGEGVTIFDDHGRSYLDGLSGLFTVQVGHGRAELAEAAARQAGTLAFFPLWGYATPAAIELAERLAHYAPGDLNRVFFTSGGTEAVETAWKVAKQYFKLTGKPGKHKVISRAIAYHGTTQGALAITGLPRFKAPFEPVTPGGFRVPNTNFYRAPEPFDTDVKAFGQWAADRVAEAIEFEGPDTVAAVFLEPVQNAGGSIPAPPGYFERVREICDAYDVLLVSDEVICAFGRIGSMFACKDMGYVPDMITCAKGMTSGYSPIGAMIASERLFEPFKDGATMFPHGYTFGGHPVSAAVALANLDIFEREGLNDHVKTQAPRLRAALEKLHDLPLVGDVRGEGFFYGIELVKDKATKQTFTDDERRALLGHVSSALFEAGLYCRTDDRGDSVVQLAPPLISGQAEFDTIESILRGVLSESQARI
- a CDS encoding condensation domain-containing protein, which gives rise to MTSYTGLTDLPRRDDRRPEYRTEVLGADARLDQTRLRTAIEAVFAAHPALGTMFEPFLDKWATRPGGAWGWAIEPPGATVADAISRQRASFDMRTGRLFAVSLLPGARDRLVLTASSLAADRAAWQQVVDDMTTAYDHGVLTRES
- a CDS encoding carboxymuconolactone decarboxylase family protein produces the protein MTVKTRIEPLPPARTGLLTRVMYRLAKRRYGQVPEPFAVAAHHRGLLIAGALHETMAERASRTLPVSVRELAVYWTARSIGCSWCVDFGCMLQRLDGLDIQRLADIDNYSASTAFSDDERAAIAYADAMTTDPHTVTDQQIADLKARFGEAGVIELTYQIGLENMRARMNSALGITEQGFNSGDACRIPWAGGGSPRVPNRNAAGNP
- a CDS encoding sigma-70 family RNA polymerase sigma factor codes for the protein MTSTQVSEFEALRPHLLAVAYRLTGTVADAEDIVQEAWLRWQTQTKAIADLRAWLTTVVSRLGLDKLRSAAHRRETYTGNWLPEPVVTGLSPSQGADPLAAVVAREDARFAVMVVLERLSPDQRVAFVLHDGFSVPFAEVAEVLGINEAAARQLASRARKAVAQEAPTHPDPSHNEVVGKLMAAMAAGDMPGVIALLHPDVMLTGDANGKAPTAINVMHGADKVARFLFGLASRYGPAMFTSYELGLVNGELGAYSAGTPGTEVYREMMPRIMALTVCDGKVRALWDVANPEKFTGSPLRSG
- a CDS encoding serine/threonine-protein kinase PknD, whose protein sequence is MAGVDGEVFGRYRLLELLREGDSGAVYRAHDTTMNREVAIKVLPPELAAKPGRQERFRREISIAARLNNPNIIPIYETGEIDGRLYLTMPLLADGVTLQELLRDGPLRPMVAAQVIVQASTALEAAHSSGLVHGDLKPSNMLVGGAFVYLTDFGAGGGDTVDPRADIYALTAVLYECLTGRPAPEPATVAEHGPPKLTDVDAAIPVEFDEVIRRGMADNPDDRYQTVRELAIAVHDAVMPGATVLIPVSPKEVEFGRFRLFEKLGQGNMGAVFRAHDTAMGRDVAIKLLQPEFAAEPGFQERFRREAYAAGRLASPNIIPIYETGEIDGRLYLVMPIVNGVDLKEALRRDGPMSPERAVRIVEQVAAALEAAHRSGLVHRDVKPSNLLMVGDDFVYLIDFGLVHEASAARVTLTNVVPGSPAYMAPERFDAATTADARGDVYSLAVVLFECLTGRVPFSGGGVEGVAAAHRTDEPPRPSSVDPAIPVGFDAVIARGMAKEPVDRYQSATELAAAARAALTEVSAAIPEDHASRDTVPTVPSPPPTPRQGRGRARVLTIAAVAVVVVVAVITSLRLTNQFPFPSAKARGQIVLPFSGLNNPKEIAVDAKGDVYVTDSGNNRLLKLAAGSTSQTVVPLAGLDGPEDIAVDDVGDLAVTEPARHRVLQLAAGSTNPTVLGFTDLGEPTGVAIDLREHGPRGRQDRAVVVADATHNRVVELLAQSTQETELPFTGLACPSAVAVDGDGALFVIDRDNERVLKLPWKATVPSVLPFVVGHPEDVAVDSSGDVYVTESHGNRVTKFVTASNSSETLPFNGVNHPQGISVDNAGNVYVVDSGNNRVLKLPPG